The Tripterygium wilfordii isolate XIE 37 chromosome 4, ASM1340144v1, whole genome shotgun sequence genome has a window encoding:
- the LOC119997571 gene encoding transcription factor GTE1-like, whose protein sequence is MILCDSMFLYPTICEMQRSSESLPVMGTVGITNMEGNSPDDSFRYRVDGIFQKVDELEQRVIEVEQFYSNMIKKQPTASKGNSTLKDKDKDRHVPSIKKQQQDATNREAAGAKRMQELILQFGVILHQLLMHKWAWPFMQPVDVEGLGLHDYYQVIDKPMDFSTIKNLMEARDGTGYKNVREMCADVRLVFKNAMKYNDAKSDVHVMTKTLLGKFEEKWLILLPKVTEEEKRREDEEAEAQLDMQLTEEAAHAKMVGDLSDELYELDMHLGELRETIVQKCRKMSTEDKRKLGAALTRLPPEDIRRALEIVAQGNPGFQATAEEVDLDIDAQSESTLRRLKVFVKDALEAQEKSDTGKGGNNNNNNKTNTATTNNNTTNNNKRKREVCDAIAKTAKKKSKKPTS, encoded by the exons ATGATCCTTTGTGATTCCATGTTTTTATACCCTACTATCTGTGAGATGCAAAGATCCAGTGAATCACTTCCAGTCATGGGGACTGTTGGAATCACAAATATGGAAGGTAATTCCCCAGATGACAGCTTTAGGTATCGTGTGGACGGGATTTTCCAGAAGGTTGATGAG CTTGAGCAAAGAGTGATTGAGGTGGAACAATTTTATTCTAATATGATTAAGAAACAACCAACGGCTTCGAAAGGTAATTCAACTTTGAAGGATAAGGATAAGGATAGACATGTCCCAAGCATAAAGAAACAGCAGCAAGATGCAACAAATAGGGAAGCGGCTGGTGCAAAGAGAATGCAAGAGCTTATATTGCAATTTGGCGTAATCTTGCATCAA CTCTTGATGCACAAGTGGGCGTGGCCCTTTATGCAGCCTGTAGATGTTGAAGGTCTCGGTTTACACGACTACTATCAG GTTATTGACAAGCCCATGGACTTCAGTACAATAAAAAATCTAATGGAGGCTAGAGATGGTACTGGATATAAGAATGTCCGGGAGATGTGTGCTGATGTCAGATTGGTTTTCAAAAATGCAATGAAATACAATGATGCAAAAAGTGATGTTCATGTAATGACCAAAACCTTGCTTGGAAAGTTTGAGGAGAAGTGGCTGATTCTTTTGCCAAAAGTAACAGAAGAG GAGAAAAGACGGGAAGATGAGGAAGCAGAGGCTCAATTGGATATGCAACTCACTGAGGAGGCTGCTCATGCTAAGATGGTTGGAGATTTAAGCGATGAG CTTTACGAGCTCGATATGCATCTAGGAGAACTTAGAGAAACAATTGTTCAAAAGTGCAG AAAAATGTCAACTGAAGATAAAAGAAAGCTGGGGGCAGCTCTTACTAGATTGCCTCCTGAAGATATAAGAAGAGCATTGGAGATCGTTGCACAGGGCAACCCTGGCTTTCAAGCAACAGCTGAAGAGGTGGACCTTGACATTGATGCTCAG AGTGAATCCACACTTCGGAGGTTGAAGGTCTTTGTGAAGGATGCCCTCGAAGCTCAGGAAAAGAGCGATACAGGCAAGGGTggtaacaacaacaacaacaacaaaactaACACTGCAACCACTAATAATAACACCACCAAtaacaataaaaggaaaagagaagtaTGTGATGCCATCGCCAAAACTGCAAAGAAAAAGAGTAAAAAGCCCACCTCTTGA
- the LOC119996917 gene encoding uncharacterized protein LOC119996917: protein MCVGKIVDIDASTGWWYNACTKCKFGVTNYEGVLSCRKCGPIEQLPMPWYKLNIQGTDTTVTATFLIFGKIAEKMLKIPATILSDLPGSNRTIVPPIMKEICGKIYNFTVSINNRNNDGKLLTFSVSQANEEQQYLEVNDTKDSDNVKQTTTQSPQSDEDNDKKEQHLSNDSTREGNRKRNREFMQIQDKDSEDKDLQQQPKSAISKGKRKI, encoded by the exons ATGTGTGTTGGAAAGATAGTTGATATAGATGCATCGACCGGTTGGTGGTACAATGCATGCACAAAGTGTAAATTTGGAGTTACTAACTATGAAGGAGTGTTATCCTGTAGAAAGTGTGGGCCAATCGAACAACTGCCAATGCCATG GTACAAGCTCAATATACAAGGCACAGACACAACTGTCACTGCAACATTTCTTATCTTTGGGAAGATTGCTGAAAAAATGCTCAAAATTCCAGCAACCATATTGTCTGATTTACCAGGTTCTAATAGAACAATTGTCCCACCAATCATGAAGGAAATATGTGGGAAGATATACAATTTTACTGTCTCTATCAACAACAGAAACAATGACGGTAAGCTCCTCACATTTAGCGTCTCCCAAGCTAATGAAGAACAACAATATTTGGAAGTCAATGACACGAAAGACAGTGACAATGTCAAACAAACTACAACTCAATCCCCACAAAGTGATGAAGATAATGATAAAAAAGAACAGCACCTCAGCAATGATTCCACCAGAGAAGGCAACCGCAAAAGAAACAG GGAGTTCATGCAAATACAAGACAAGGATTCCGAAGATAAAGATCTACAACAACAACCAAAATCTGCAATTTCAAAGGGCAAGCGAAAAATTTGA